The DNA sequence GTTGACTCCTCTGCTGGTGCTATTCGCTGAAATCTGTCCCAAAACCTACGCTGCCCGGCAAGCGGAGAAGATGTCGTTTCTGGTGTTGCGCCCGATTGCTGCTGTCATGTGGATATTGTCTCCAGTGGTTGCGCTGACCACCCGCCTGGGGGCTCTGCTGACGGGGGGGGGCGCGCGTGCCAACGCGCATGAACCGTTCATGTCGCATGACGAAATTCGCACCATGATCGCGGTAGGTGGAGAAAGTGGCGTGGTCGCTGAAGAACAGCATCGGATGCTGCACGGGATTTTCGAGCTTTCCCAGATGCAGGTTCGCGACGTGATGATTCCCCGGACAGAAGTTGTCGGGATCGACCTCTCTTCATCATTTGCGGAAATTCTGGAGTTGGCACGTGCCTCGCGGCACTCACGCTTTCCGGTTTTTGCAGGCAATCTTGACAACGTGGTTGGGATCATCCACTCGAAGGAGGTTCTTCGCTACGTCGATCGACCAGCCGATTTTGATTTGCAGAAAGTAATCCGCGCACCCTATTTCGTGCCGGAATCAAAACGGATTGAACCGCTCTTGCAATCGTTTCGGCGGCGGCGGGTACATCTCGCCGTGGTTGTCGATGAATATGGTGGCGTTGAAGGGATCGTCACCCTCGAAGATGTCATTGAAGAAATCGTCGGTGAGATCCAGGACGAATATGATG is a window from the Desulfuromonadaceae bacterium genome containing:
- a CDS encoding DUF21 domain-containing protein, which gives rise to MTENQLWHLAGLVLLFVFSAFFSGSETALMAIDRLRVKYLVEKKTPGAVQLETMLLRPDRLLGAILIGNNLVNVAASVFAASLLVDLFGERGEVLTVAVLTPLLVLFAEICPKTYAARQAEKMSFLVLRPIAAVMWILSPVVALTTRLGALLTGGGARANAHEPFMSHDEIRTMIAVGGESGVVAEEQHRMLHGIFELSQMQVRDVMIPRTEVVGIDLSSSFAEILELARASRHSRFPVFAGNLDNVVGIIHSKEVLRYVDRPADFDLQKVIRAPYFVPESKRIEPLLQSFRRRRVHLAVVVDEYGGVEGIVTLEDVIEEIVGEIQDEYDADEVEVRDLGEGCYLIDGSAPLRSLNRQFGLEFSEEHATTIAGLLLQTLGRIPEEGDRCYVGSIELVVLKLVDRRIEEIEMHLPSPLSSSG